Proteins co-encoded in one Eriocheir sinensis breed Jianghai 21 chromosome 5, ASM2467909v1, whole genome shotgun sequence genomic window:
- the LOC126983763 gene encoding uncharacterized protein LOC126983763, which yields MRLELPGKQRPIQRASFSFIRPRLVTDSDVCCERYEVWSHQPCVNIKTSSRLLEHTLIVFLCTVCLDTSRKEWPSEKHDKTIQTEPSVEEKAAQTTVVQAAPASEPAPKIGVAVQTEPSVEEKAVQTTVVQAATASEPAPKIGVEDRAVQIALSPRAGLERRDLEDRSIQTEEARRKKAVKMEVKKTPIRIIGDSMVKNVHMHVKCKLEGSGITSMSGAQITNIRKKVQEEAAGMKDGLLILQGGGNGLQYVGQEDTIKEVSDSVKAAEGRGMKVAVVGIMRRPKAGPDYEKMRRTTNRKIQEELMKLKMEWMQEKKGDVSFIDLDKALERDAAFATNGVHLNEEGMRRMGQRLCG from the coding sequence atgagattagaattgccagggaagcaaagaccaattcaaagggcttctttcagctttataagaccaaggttagtgACCGACAGTGATGTGTGCTGCGAGAGGTATGAGGTGTGGTCTCACCAGCCATGCGTTAACATCAAGACCTCCTCGCGGCTTCTGGAACACACCCTGATCGTGTTCCTGTGCACGGTGTGCCTGGACACCAGCAGGAAGGAATGGCCGAGTGAGAAGCACGACAAGACGATCCAGACGGAACCCAGCGTGGAGGAAAAGGCTGCCCAGACAACGGTCGTGCAAGCCGCCCCAGCGAGTGAGCCTGCCCCCAAGATTGGCGTGGCGGTCCAGACGGAACCCAGCGTGGAGGAAAAGGCTGTCCAGACAACGGTCGTGCAAGCCGCCACAGCGAGTGAGCCTGCCCCCAAGATCGGCGTGGAGGACAGGGCAGTCCAGATTGCCCTGTCCCCCAGGGCCGGACTTGAGCGGCGGGACCTGGAGGACAGGAGTATCCAGACCGAAGAAGCCCGGAGGAAGAAGGCAGTGAAGATGGAAGTGAAGAAGACTCCGATCCGCATTATAGGCGACAGCATGGTAAAGAATGTCCACATGCATGTGAAGTGCAAGCTGGAGGGAAGTGGCATCACCAGCATGAGTGGTGCACAGATTACGAACATCAGGAAGAAAGTCCAGGAAGAAGCTGCCGGAATGAAGGATGGCCTCCTGATCCTACAGGGCGGTGGGAACGGCCTGCAGTATGTGGGTCAGGAGGACACCATCAAGGAAGTCAGCGACTCCGTGAAGGCAGCAGAAGGACGAGGCATGAAAGTGGCAGTAGTGGGCATCATGAGAAGACCGAAGGCAGGACCTGACTATGAGAAGATGCGACGGACGACAAACAGGAAGATTCAGGAAGAATTGATGAAACTGAAGATGGAGTGGATGCAGGAGAAGAAAGGCGACGTTAGCTTCATCGACCTGGACAAGGCGCTGGAGAGGGACGCAGCGTTCGCTACGAACGGTGTCCACCTTAACGAAGAAGGGATGAGACGGATGGGACAGCGGCTGTGTGGGTGA